DNA sequence from the Chitinispirillales bacterium ANBcel5 genome:
ACGGGAGAGAGGGGCAGAAAAACTAAGGAGACTCTTTTAGAACTTGCGTTTAAAAGTGAGAATCTGAAAGTGTTTGCCCGGTTTGATCTGTGACCACACAGGTACCTGCCCTAAGCCTCATAGTATAAAGGAGTTGTAATCACCATCAGTGTGACTACAACTCCTTATAGTTTATATCTAAGATTCTACCAATTACTTGTGAGATGGTTCGACTCGCAGATACGCACCCGCTCCATGAATCCGGTTAGGTGTATTCGTTCTGTTAACCCTTCGCCCCCTGAGATCATAATAGTTGCCCGATCCAAGATTATTACGTAAATTGATCTGCATGCTTCTTTGATCCTTTACAGAATTTGAGGATAGGTTCCTTACGTTTCTGGTTGACGCAATTGATGTGCTACCATTAAACAGGTTGTAGAGGAAAAGAGATGCCTCATTCACAATCTCTTCCCAGTGTCCTTCTAACCCATGTCCTCTTCCTTCATAGGTTAATAATTTATTGTCAATATTCAGTTCGTCGAGGGCTTCATGAATAACAGCACTTCCATACATTGGTGGTAATAGTGGTATGCTAAATGGGTGGCCTACCCCATAAGGTACGACCGTATCACCTGTTTCATGTGCGCTGAATACAGGAATAGAAGCTGTTTGCAGCAGTAGAGTATCACCGATCGCGCCACTGAAACTCAGTACCGCACTGATTGCATAGGGGTGCTCAGATTCACTGGCATCATCAGGTAGTTCCGGCAATAGTGAGTGGTTAAGCGCGGTTATTGCTCCTGCGCTATGTCCGCCGCTAACTATCTTTGATGTATCGATACCATACTCCTGAGCATTTGCCCTGAAAAAACGTACCGCTTCACGCGAGTCGATAACTGCATCATTGATCGCCTGTTCGAAATCAGGAAACAATTGTCCTGTTCCCAATGTCGCGAGGCGGTAGCTAATGGAGGCAACGGCATATCCCCGCAGAGCCATATTTATGGAAAATGCCTCGATTAGTTCATCCTTACGCGATCCAGTCATAAAACCACCGCCGTGGATTGCAATCAGAAGGGGCCGTTCTGGAACGGTATCACCTTCAGGAGAATAAAAATCGAATTTCAGTGTGTCAAGGTTACCGTTGTTATTCTCCACAATGCTGTATACAATATCATCCTGCCTTGTAACATCAGGAAACACGACGTCTCTGAAACGTGTTTGTCCGTTTACTGTTATGAAGAAAGCCAGCAGTAATAAGGTCAGCACTACTACCGTTTTCAATTTGTGTGGCTGCATACAGAACCTCTTTTCAGTATAAGTTAGAATGTGAGAGATATAACATTTGAAACGGAAAGACTGGATAGTAATATAAATTAAATCTCTGAAGCTCACAAAGCAGTACTACTCCTATGGTTTATAGTTTTGAAGACG
Encoded proteins:
- a CDS encoding alpha/beta hydrolase, with product MQPHKLKTVVVLTLLLLAFFITVNGQTRFRDVVFPDVTRQDDIVYSIVENNNGNLDTLKFDFYSPEGDTVPERPLLIAIHGGGFMTGSRKDELIEAFSINMALRGYAVASISYRLATLGTGQLFPDFEQAINDAVIDSREAVRFFRANAQEYGIDTSKIVSGGHSAGAITALNHSLLPELPDDASESEHPYAISAVLSFSGAIGDTLLLQTASIPVFSAHETGDTVVPYGVGHPFSIPLLPPMYGSAVIHEALDELNIDNKLLTYEGRGHGLEGHWEEIVNEASLFLYNLFNGSTSIASTRNVRNLSSNSVKDQRSMQINLRNNLGSGNYYDLRGRRVNRTNTPNRIHGAGAYLRVEPSHK